The Prevotella melaninogenica nucleotide sequence AGAGGGTATTGTACCTTTCGTTGCTAACAGTCCGTTTATGAGCTTCTTCTATACAAAGCAAGCACCTGAATATAAGGACTACAAACTCAAAGAGGGTGAGTTTGATAAGGTTAAGCATGAGTGGCATGAGGCAAACAATACTTATACATTCTCACACGGCTTGGGTATTGCAATCATGTCATTTGGTATCTTGACATTATTGGGTATATGGTTCCCAAAGGTTGGTTTTGTAGGCTCTGGATTGGTCATTATCATGACATTCGGAACACTATCCTTCCTTGTCACGACACCTGAAGTTTGGGTTCCAGACTTAGGTAGTGGTGAACATGGATTCCCGCTACTAACTGGTGCAGGTCGACTTGTCATCAAGGACGTATGTATTTTAGCAGGTGCCGTAGTTGTATTAGCAGACTGTGCACAGCGAATCTTGAAGAATAATAAGAGGTAAACGATTATAAGAAAAGGGGATGCTCAGTACATTCCCTTTTCTTTTTTATGTATATAAAGAGTAACACAGCCTTTAATCATCTGGAAGATACACATTCATTATAGTGCTTTAATCCAAATCAATCGTTGATATTACAAGGCAATTCAGCCTCAACACCATTGGTGTTTACCCTTAGCACATTATGTGCGGACCGTCAACACGACATGTGCGGAGCATCAATACGTTGGTGAGAGATGGTAAGAGAAGGAGGCATTATGCTCATTATAAGACACGAAAAGGCGTTAATAAAAAGCTCTTTCGAAAGCACGAAAGATTATTAAGCAAGCATACTCTATGATAAAACACACTGAGAAACACATCGGAAGCATAACTTTTCCACAAAGTAAATAAGATATTCTGTTACAATATCAGAGTATTTCGTTATCTTTGCAGACAAAGTAGAATCTAATGACTACAAGATATAACTTAGGGATAAAGAAGCATTTTCTTAGTAGCTGCCTTTGCTTGATATTATTATTTATCATCACAAGCTGCAAGGAAACAACTACTTCACGGTCGTTATCAGAGCAGGAATTTCACTATGATGACCGCTTGTCAACACTGGCTATAGATAAAAAAGGATACTGGATTGGCGGTGAGACGGGTGTTATATGGCATGTTGACGGACAAAACAGAAAGCGTTTTTACACAGGACTTGACCGCATCTATGACATTGAACGCGCCCCCAACCAGACTAATCAGATATGGATAGCATCACGTAATGCCGGTTTACAGTTATGGAACATAGCTGCCGACACGCTTGTCCACAAGGCGACCTTTGAGATTCCAAGCAAAGGTAACCGATACTCTCCATATAATATTGATATAGCAGACGGTACACTCTTTGTTGCCACCTCTCAAGGACTTTTCTCTATGCCGCTTAATCAACAGCAGCAAGGACTAAAACCCCTTTACCCTATTCATAAAGAAAAAACAGGTCAGTATTATGAACCTTTCTTAGTAAATAATCTCTGTCATGTCGGAAATAAGTGGCTTTTTGCAGCAACACAAGCTGGTGTTATAAGCATAAACCTCCAAAGGAAGAAGACAGAACTGCGTCATAAAGGGGAGAATATACGTAGTGTTGCTATTTATGATGGCAAACTTTATATCCTATCTGATAATCAGCTGACTATTGAAGGCTTTAATGGAGCTGATAGTAAGACCTTTTCGCTTCCTCAATCGGTTTTGTCCTTTTATAAAGCAAGTTCAACTTACTATTTTATCACTTCGTCCAGCATTCTTTTATCAGACAATTTAAAGCGTTTTGTTACTATTCCATTACGTAACAATATTCCAGACAATCCGCATCAGATATCCATTGCAGACGATGGCAATGGCTTTTCTGTGCTACTGACAAAGAATGCAGTATGGCGTATTCCACACCATCTTGGCTTCTTTAACGCTAATCCTCCGGTCGTCACTGCATGTCTTTCCGACAAATCTCTTATCTATGTTAATAATCAACATGAGCTATTCTGCCAGAAAGCAGGTGAACAGATAGCAAAGAAGATATACGACTTTGACAATGATGAGTTGCCAAAGGAGATGTATGCCAATGGTGAGGACATTTATTACTATAATTCTAATAATCAGCTATTCAGACTGAATCTTGGTAATCATTACCTGATTAATCAGCTCTTTAAGCGTCCACAACTGTTGGCGCAAACCAAGACACGTATCACCTCTATGGCATTTCTGCCAAAACAAAGTAAGATACTCCTTGGTGTGCAAGACTATCTATTATCCATTGATACCCAAAACGGTAAGACAGATACGATAAAGGCAATGGATAACAGATATATAACAGCTTTTCATCAAGTGAAAAACGGTGAAGGGATATATATTGCCACACTCAACCATGGTGTATTCTTTGGAAAGCATGAACAGATAAAACAAGTTGCAGGAACACAAGATAAAGTATTTATCAGTAGTCTACTGACATACGGTGAACAGAATCCTCATCTCCTATTGCTCACCAATCATTATCTACAGATTCAAGGTTCTGACTCTATTCAGACGGATGGAAGCTGTAGAATGTTCTGTATCAATGACAGTGTTGTCTATACGATACCAGAGACTGGCATCCATAAATATATCATTAAAAAGGGACGACTGATTGATTGTGGTAGTTACTTTGCAGACATCCACTTCAATGCTCAGGCAGGTGTTATCCTTGACAATACCTTATATATAGGCTCCGACCTCGGTGTTTTGCAGTTAATTCCAGGGAAGGAAGAGGTAGCCAAATGGGTAACCTTCGATAATAAAGTACCGAGTTTACAACTTATTGGTATCATTCTCTTTACCCTGATCTGCATTCTTGGTATTATCTTCATTAGCTATCGTAGGCATCAGATATTGACTTATCGCCAACTTCAGATGAGTAAAGACGACCTGCACCAACGGCTGGAAGCTTTAGAATCCTTAAAAGACAAGCTGACAGAGGCAGAACGCAATACGCTCGATAGTATTAATAATGAGATTGATAGCATTAATATCAGTTCACAAAGTCTGCGTAATAACAACGAACAGTTTGCAAAACTATCAGCACGAATAGCCCGACTAAACCGTGACACAGCTCTTCAGATGGTGAAATATCTGAATGAGCAAATAACTCGAATCCAGCAATTTGAGGTCTATGAACGTGACTCTATGGTGCATGAATCAGAAGAAGCACGCAATACAGACAATATTGAGGTTATCATTGAGCAATGCCGAAGGAATGAAGTATGGCTCAATCATATCCAAGAACTTAAAGAACGACTCAATAAATTCCATCGTTCTACTCAAGACACACTCGTGCTAAAAGGACTGAATGATGGTATGAAAGAGCGTCTTCATCATATTCTTAATGAATCAAAACAACATCCTGTGGCAGAAGTTTATTCTGATTTCATTGCTGTTAAGCATCAATACGAGAACATTTTCACGCAGGATGGCTTGAAGATCATTCGTAACTATATATCTGATAGTATCAAACAACTAAAAGAGTTTGAAGGCTATGAGATAATGACTAAGGCACTGTCGGACGAATTGCAATCGATAGAAAACGACATTGACAACCGCGACCGCATAGTACTCCTTCGCTTGTTACAGACGATTGATAATCGTATCAACCAAATAAAACATCTGAAGACACTACAAAAACTGATGCAAGATTATACTGCTGTACACGAGAATGTTGTGCAAGAGAATGAGGAAAGACGCATGAAAAAGTTTAACTCAAAACTCTTTGCTGACATCGACTCTGCTACACGTGACATCACTGACCAAATAGCAGAGGTGTCAGACGAGTTCTTCAAGAGTTTTGCCATGACAGATAAAGAAGTCTGCAAAGAGATATTCCACTTTACTGCAGCCAACAGTCAGCAGGTACGAGTCTTGATTTTGCTCCTTGCAATGCCACGAGTAAAGCGCACACTCTTACCAGGAATGTTAGGTATCTATGGCAACTTAAATCCTGTTGTCAGTCGTCTTTATCATAGTAAGATTGGTGATAATAAGGTAATTCTCACAGCCTATTACAACGAGAATCCAGCCAGTATCGTCTATTATATTTTAAAATTATCAGAATAAGAGTAATAACTGATAATCAATATATTAACAATAGTTGCATTCGTTTATTTTATCTAAAAAACGAGATGCAACTATTTTGTTTATAACATTTCTTCTACCTTTGTAGAAATATATTACTATTGTATTTTAATTAAACCATTTTATAAATTTAAAACTCTACCAAAATGACAAAGAAGACCTTAGTTGTTGGTTTGCTGGCAATGTTCTCAGTAACCACTTTCGCACAGACAGCGGCAAAGAAGATTAAAGACGTCCGTACACAACCAGACCTCTATTATCTTCAGGATGGACAGCAAGCAAGTTCACTTGAACTTCTTCCAGCACCTCCACAGCCAGGTAGTATTCAGTTCCTTTATGACGAAGCGCAGTACCAATGGGGTAAGATGCAGCGCAATACTCCTCGTGGTGATCAGGCAGCAGCTGATGCACGTGTAGGTGGTGACGGTGTTCCAAACGCTTTCTCAGAGGCTTTCGGTATTAAAATCAGCAAGGGGACAACTCCAGAGATTTATAAACTTGTTTTGAATATGCGTGAAGATGCAGGTGACTTGGCTACACGTAGCGCTAAGGATCACTACATGCGTGTTCGCCCATTTGCTTTCTATAATGAGATGACTTGTAACCCAGAGCAGCAGCAAGAGCTGTCTACTAATGGTTCTTATCCATCAGGTCACACTGCTATCGGTTGGGCTACCGCTCTTGTTCTGTCAGAGATTAACATTGATCGTCAGAATGAAATCCTTGAGCGTGGCTATCAAATGGGGCAGAGTCGTGTCATCTGTGGTTACCACTGGCAGAGCGATGTAGATGCCGCTCGTGTCATTAGTGCAGCGGTTGTAGCACGTCTCCATGCAGAACCAGCTTTCCAAGAGCAGTTGGAAAAGGCAAAGAAAGAGTTTGCTAAGCTGAAGAAGGAAGGCAAGATTGCTAAGAGTACATTTAAGACAGCTGACTAAGTCTTACGATATATAAGGTGTCATAGGAGTTAAGCCAGTAGGTTTACATTAACATTTTAGTTGATAGCTTAACTCCTCTTTGACTCTTTCTTATAGCTCTAACTCTTAGTTAAAAACCTAATTTATAAAAGATTGATAATAAAAATACCTTTATGAAAAGAATTATCCTTATTGCTACCTGTGCATTAATGACTTGTGCAAGTACCTTTGCTCAGGAAGAAGCAGAACCAAAGTTGGTAGTAAAACCAACAGGTCGTATCCTTATGGATGCAGGTGTTATGCACTCAACAGATGAGAAACTTGATAACCAGCTCAATGATGGTGTTGCTATTCCAGACGTACGTATGGGCGTAAGTGCCACATATGGTAAGTGGAAAGCAAAGGTTGACGTTGGTTATGCACGTCAAAGTCTTTCACTTAAAGACATTAGTCTCGATTATAATTTCAACAAAGAGAACTTGATTCGTATGGGTTACTTCGTACACCAGTTTGGTTTACAGAGTGGTACATCATCAAGTTTCAAGATTTCAATGGAAGAGCCATTGGCTAACCAGGCATTCTTCAACAGCCGTCTGATTGGTGCGATGTATGTTCATGCTGGCGAGAAGTTCCATGCTACTGCATCAGTATTTGCTGAGAATGACGCGATGAAGATGACAACCGACAAGCTCGGCAACGAGGCATGGGGTGCAATGACACGATTGGTATGGCGCCCATTAACTGAGCGTGGTAAGATTTTCCACATCGGTATCAGTGGTGCATATGAGTCTCCACGTTACAACAAGGATGCAACCATCAGCCATAAGTCTTACACGTTGAAGGCTCCATTCCCAACACGTATAGCAAATGTTGCTGCACAGGAGGCTAAAATCTCAGACGCTAAAGCACTGTGGAAGTTCTCTCCAGAAATGAACTTTGCTATTGGCAACTTCGGTTTCGAGGCACAATACTTCTACGTAGGCATCAAGCGCGACAACGCTATGCCAAACTATAACGCATGGGGTGCATATAGCAATGTACGCTACCTCCTCAATGGTCAGGGCTATACTTATACCAAGGCTGATGCGGGTATTGCTACTCCTGATCCAGGTTCTTTGGAGCTTGTTGCAGCTTACAACTACTCTACCTTGACTGATAAGGATGCTAATATCTTTGGTGGTAAGGTAAATGATTGGTCATTGACCTTCAACTACTACCTTAATAAGTATATGATTTGGCGTGTTCGTGGTTCTATCACTCGCGCAACAGATAACGCAGCATTCAACAATAACACATTCTCTATTCTTGAGACACGTTTGCAGATTAAATTCTAACATTAATTCAGAATTCATAATCCACAATTCATAATTATGATTACTTCAGATGCTTATGATAAGGGTGTTATCATTAACTATAGATAAATTACCTATCTTTATAGCAAACAATGGTAATCATAATTATGAATTGTGAATTATAAATTATGAATTAATCAAACTCTTACTACAATGAGAAAACTTAATTCACTCTTACTCCTTTTAATACTGACAATCATTTGTCCAGCATTAGCACAGGCACAGCTTCAGCGTTCTGAGGCGTTCAAAGGAAAATACAAACTAAAGGAAGTTGTTATCCTCTCTCGTCATAACATCCGCTCACCACTATCAACCAATGGTTCTGCACTGAGCAAGATGACTCCACACGAGTGGACAAATTGGTCATCTGCAGCCAGCGAACTGACACTCAGAGGTGGTGTACTTGAGACCGAGATGGGACAGTTCTTCCGCAAATGGACTATCGAAACGGGATTGTTTAAGGATAACTATGTTCCAACAATTGACGAAGTAAATGTCTATGCCAACTCTATGCAGCGTTGTATCGCTACTGCACAATACTTCTCTGGTGGCTTCATGCCAGTGGCTAACCTACGTGTGAACCACCGCTATGTGCCATCTAAGATGGACCCAATCTTCTTCCCTCGTCTTACAAAAAGTACTGAGGCTTTCCGTACTGAGGCTATGAAGCAAATCAATGCTATGGGTGGTAAGGAAGGACTCGTTGGTATCAACAAAGGTCTGAAGGAGAGCTACGACCTCATTGCTAAGGTCTTAGACATGAAGCAAAGTGAGTATTATAAGAAAGGAGAAATAAAAGACTTCGTTAATAACGATACACAAATTACGCTTGAACTCAACCAAGAGCCAGGAATGAAGGGTTCGTTGAAGAATGCTAACTCTGCTTCTGACGCCTTTATCCTCCAGTATTATGAGGAGCCAGATGGCATGAAAGCTGCCTTTGGTCATAAACTCACAACTGAGGATTGGACTAAGATTGCTAAGGTAAAAGACGTGTATGGCGACGTACTTTTCACTGCTCCGATTGTTGCTGTTAACGTGGCTCACCCACTTTTACAGTATATGTATGACGAACTGAACGACAAAGACCGTAAGTTTACATTCCTCTGTGGTCACGACTCAAACATTGCAAGTGTTGATGCTGCCCTTGGCGTTGAGGAATATTCACTTCCTAACTCTATCGAGAAGAAGACTCCTATCGGTTCAAAACTTGTCTTAGAGAAGTGGGTCGACGCTGCTGGTAAAGCTTATATAGCCGTAAACCTTGTTTATCAGAGTACAGACCAACTTAAGCAGATGTTCCTACTCGACCTGCAGCATGCTCCACAAGTATTCTCCTTAAAGTTGAAGGGTCTCAATCAGAATACTGACGGTCTTTATACTTTCGAAGATGTCAATGCACGTTTCCTTCAGGCTATTCGCGCATACGATGATATTAAGTAAGTGGACGAGTTGACAAGTGGACAAGTAGACGAGTTGCTTGTGAGAAAGATAGAAAAAAGGAAATGAGAATTTAACAAGCAACTTTCCTACTCTTAAACTCGTCTATCAATCAGCTTATATCCCATCTTCTACAGCGGTATTGTTGCTCCGCACGCCTTGTGCTGTTGGTTAGCACCACTCGTGCGAAGCCTTAGCACCACATGTGCGGAGCCTCAACACCTATCCTATTAAGGACAGAATAATGAAGAAGTGAACAAGTTTACTGTATAAAAAAGACAAAATAACAAAGTAAACAAGTAGATAGGTGAACCAGTTGCTTGTGTAAAAGATAAAAAAAGACATAATAACAAAGGACGTGAACAAGTTACTTATTAAATTATCACGTTACCTTTGTTACTATGTCCATTACCATGATACACCATCTTTTATTACAAGCAATTGGTTAACTTGTCTACTCCTTCACTTGTCTTCTCGCCTACCATATCTATACATCGTATACCCATCTGTTCCTTTCCCATCTCCGACATACCTGAAAGAAGAGGGAAAGGCACCCTTGACAATAGGCTCTGTAGTATACTCATAACCATAGGTATTAGCATCAACGCATATTACAAGCAAAGGATAATAAACATTCTTCTTATCCTTAGCATAATTCTCCATCCCATTGGTAGTTTCTTTATTCACATAGAAGGTCGCTATATCGACATCTTCCATAGGCTTAACATACTTGATAAGGACGGCAGAATCGCCTAAGGCGGCATAGATTTTATCATTATGCCGCCAATAAAAACCTATACGTTCATTCTCTTCCAGTTGCTTCCAATGCCCCCTTTCCTTATAATCATCATAAGGTTTGCAGGCTACAAGAAGCAATAGAATGATAAAGATATACCCTATTTTCATTCCCTTATAAACCTTTTGCCTCTTACAATTCATCTTTTATTACAAGCAACTGGTAAACTTGTCTACTTGTTCACTTGTTTACTAACCAAGATACTCATCGTCACGAACGAGTATTTTTTCAATCTTACCAACATACATCGTATGAAGGTCGCCATTAGGATAAGCCTGTTCAAAAACCTCCTTATCAATAAAACCACTTTCCTTTAGGTCTGCAGCATACTCTTTCTTACAAACAAGAACTAACTTAGCCTCCTTAAAATAAACACTATTATCAGCAAAAACCTTTGTCAATCCAGCTTTCTCTATCTTATTCTCATCACGTCCAGAAACAGAACCAAGATAAGCCATTTGCTTCTTAAAAGAGGCATCCATCACGCAAAGCGTAAAGTAATCTTCCTTATCTACAAAGGTCTTTGTATAGCGACTGGCACGTATATAGGCAACAACTGTTGGGTCGTTATGGCCCCACATACAGCCAATATGTCCCCAACTGATTGTCATCGTGTTACACCCATCCTGCTCATTACCAGCAGATAACAACATCCATTCCTTTCCTAAAAGGTTGAACGGATTGAACTTTAAATCTTTGTAACTAACTTCCTTCATCCTAAATAATCTTTATGTATACACATTAAACATTTATCAAATACAAAAGTAATACTTTTATCTGTTCCAACAAAGCACACAAGTGAAAAGATGACAAAGGAACAAGTTACCTATAAAGAAGACAAAGTAACATAAGAACACATTTAATGCATACAAGTTAACAAGTGAATAAATTACTTGTAAAGACGACAAAGTAACATAAGAATACTCTTTATTGCATACAAATTAAGAAGTAGATAAGTTACTTGTTATGTTATTACTCCTCCTCGTTCCTCTGTTACTGTGTCTTTCTCTGAGCAAACCGTTCTCTTATCAAACTACTATGTTACCCTGTCTTTCTCACAAGCAACTCGTTCACTCGTCTACTTGTCCACCCGTCTACTTCAACAATATCTGTAGTTTTTCCAATATAATATTTGTCAGTTTTTCACAAAATTCGTACCTTTGCAGTG carries:
- a CDS encoding DUF417 family protein; amino-acid sequence: MNKVKLLLDFVLNTAASLKGTGIHLIRIAIFIIFVWIGGLKFWNYEAEGIVPFVANSPFMSFFYTKQAPEYKDYKLKEGEFDKVKHEWHEANNTYTFSHGLGIAIMSFGILTLLGIWFPKVGFVGSGLVIIMTFGTLSFLVTTPEVWVPDLGSGEHGFPLLTGAGRLVIKDVCILAGAVVVLADCAQRILKNNKR
- a CDS encoding acid phosphatase, whose product is MTKKTLVVGLLAMFSVTTFAQTAAKKIKDVRTQPDLYYLQDGQQASSLELLPAPPQPGSIQFLYDEAQYQWGKMQRNTPRGDQAAADARVGGDGVPNAFSEAFGIKISKGTTPEIYKLVLNMREDAGDLATRSAKDHYMRVRPFAFYNEMTCNPEQQQELSTNGSYPSGHTAIGWATALVLSEINIDRQNEILERGYQMGQSRVICGYHWQSDVDAARVISAAVVARLHAEPAFQEQLEKAKKEFAKLKKEGKIAKSTFKTAD
- a CDS encoding OprO/OprP family phosphate-selective porin, which codes for MKRIILIATCALMTCASTFAQEEAEPKLVVKPTGRILMDAGVMHSTDEKLDNQLNDGVAIPDVRMGVSATYGKWKAKVDVGYARQSLSLKDISLDYNFNKENLIRMGYFVHQFGLQSGTSSSFKISMEEPLANQAFFNSRLIGAMYVHAGEKFHATASVFAENDAMKMTTDKLGNEAWGAMTRLVWRPLTERGKIFHIGISGAYESPRYNKDATISHKSYTLKAPFPTRIANVAAQEAKISDAKALWKFSPEMNFAIGNFGFEAQYFYVGIKRDNAMPNYNAWGAYSNVRYLLNGQGYTYTKADAGIATPDPGSLELVAAYNYSTLTDKDANIFGGKVNDWSLTFNYYLNKYMIWRVRGSITRATDNAAFNNNTFSILETRLQIKF
- a CDS encoding histidine-type phosphatase; the encoded protein is MRKLNSLLLLLILTIICPALAQAQLQRSEAFKGKYKLKEVVILSRHNIRSPLSTNGSALSKMTPHEWTNWSSAASELTLRGGVLETEMGQFFRKWTIETGLFKDNYVPTIDEVNVYANSMQRCIATAQYFSGGFMPVANLRVNHRYVPSKMDPIFFPRLTKSTEAFRTEAMKQINAMGGKEGLVGINKGLKESYDLIAKVLDMKQSEYYKKGEIKDFVNNDTQITLELNQEPGMKGSLKNANSASDAFILQYYEEPDGMKAAFGHKLTTEDWTKIAKVKDVYGDVLFTAPIVAVNVAHPLLQYMYDELNDKDRKFTFLCGHDSNIASVDAALGVEEYSLPNSIEKKTPIGSKLVLEKWVDAAGKAYIAVNLVYQSTDQLKQMFLLDLQHAPQVFSLKLKGLNQNTDGLYTFEDVNARFLQAIRAYDDIK
- a CDS encoding flavin reductase family protein, whose translation is MKEVSYKDLKFNPFNLLGKEWMLLSAGNEQDGCNTMTISWGHIGCMWGHNDPTVVAYIRASRYTKTFVDKEDYFTLCVMDASFKKQMAYLGSVSGRDENKIEKAGLTKVFADNSVYFKEAKLVLVCKKEYAADLKESGFIDKEVFEQAYPNGDLHTMYVGKIEKILVRDDEYLG